In Taeniopygia guttata chromosome Z, bTaeGut7.mat, whole genome shotgun sequence, the sequence ATGCTTGGGCCCTTGCTGCTGGCCCTGTTCAGCTCGCTACCTGACAGGGCCTTAGGCCATCCCCAAAGAGCTGTTCCCTCATCCCACTAGTCCTGGGGAATGGCTGCCAGTGCTCTGCACCCCAGGCAATATCTGGGCATCTGTCTTGGCCAGACTGCATGGTGCTCTTGTTGGCCTCTTCCCACTCCCATGTCCAGGCTCCCCTGGATGGCTGCCCATCAATCAGGCGTATCAAGTAGTCCTGTCAGCTGTGTGTCTTCTGCCACCTAGGTAAGAATGTGCTCTGTCCCCATCTGTTGGATGGGGCTGGGTTTGCCCAGCCATTCATACCCATCTGTTTTCCCCACGCCCAAGGAACCAGACTTACTTAGAAACAGCTTTTTAATGGAGCTCCTTACAGAGAACTGAGGTCAGTAACCACAGATGTCCCCTGCAGGGAATATAAGGTGCCTAAGTCATCATGTGTCTGCCTCCTCTAAGCATGTAAGTGTAAAAGAGAAGTAAATTCAGTCATGCCAACACTGTGCCTACATGTGATAGGTCAAAGTTTGAATACTTTTCATTGTCTCTACCAACTGTATTTATCTATTTATGTATTCAGCTGCTTCTTCTTCAAACCTTGTTCTTTGGAAGCAAATTTCTTGTGTGCAGAGTTTGTATTGCTGACTGTTAGAGAGGATACTGAATGGTGGTATTTACTAGTAAttgattaggaaaaaaattacatgtgtGGGATACAAGCTGTAGTTTAAAACTTTGGTACTGTACTTTTGGATCcaattttataaaataaggCAGTACAGAGacccaaaagaaaaatttagatATTCTGATCCAGTCTTGTCCCATCTGCAAACTGGGACTCAGGTGAGATTTTATGTAAGATCAGAAGATACCAGTCACATGAGgttcttgaaaagaaaataagccaATGATGTATTGAAGTTTCTAAGATGACTGGAAGCAAAATGTAACATTGTTCCTTCTGTTATTCATCTTGACTCTGCTCTTTGGTTCTCACTATTAATATTAACAGGAGCAAGTGCTTGTGCTGCCATCATGCATTTCCCCTCAGCCCTTCTTTCTTTATGGTAGCCAAGAGAAAcccaagatttcagcaatacAATATTTACTTTTACAACTGTGCTGTCCTCTGTTTCTACACCCCCATCTCCTGCTGGGCAGAAAATGGGGGCTGAACAAAGAAATTAGTTTGCTTAAGGAGCTATTGAAGCCTGGTAAGTGCTCCGGGTAGCTACAAAGCTGGAgtggggggtgggtgggggtggGGTTGTGCAGTTTTATTCTTTTGAGGTTCTTTTATAATTCtacgtaaaaaaaaaaaaaaaaaaaaaaaaaagtaagcagATACTACAAAGAGACTGCATTGCATTCATACAATGTAAAATCAGTGTGAAATCACTTGAGCTTATGACACTTAGCCCACAGCCTATgggtaaataaaaataaagcttcttGAAACACCTTAGTGGAGGGACAACTACCAGTTACTGTTACTGAGATCACAATTCATTagaacttttttctttctggaaaagtTGTCAATTTAAACAGATAAATCAGATTAAGACAAATAGGCTTCATTCTTGGAAGACTGAaatgagctctgcagctctggcagcctaAGCACAACTGTTTTTTCTCAGAGCTTGTGAGGTGACATATTCAGCTCTTTGAGGGGATATGAATATGGTAACATTAATGCTTTTATGGATGTGCTGAGAGTTTATTCTTTACAATAGTGGCTTAATGAAATGTTACTGAAGTGTAAGGCTTCTTCACTCCTCTTGTGCCTGCtcccctgctcagagcaggaccTTGAGCAGATACACCCTTTCTGAATGCAGACATGAAGATTGTCAGAAATTATTATTCTCATgaaagaatcacagaaaaataaaagcctaAATCAAGAGTTCTAGAACATTCTGCACCTTTGAGCTATTACAAGGTTTACAGTTGTTATTTTGTCCTAATTTCTTTGCCATTTCAGCTAGAAACGCCGTGCCTTTTATTTGTTCCTGTAGCTCAGCAGAGTATCTGGGAACCACTCACCATGGCCTTAAAGATAATTCTGGGGAGACTTTGGGCAAATCTCCACCTGCCCCTTTACACTCAGTGAGATACTTGCATAGAAATTGGAACTAATTTTCTGTCTTCCAGTTCATCACTTTGTTGTTTCAGTCTCTCAGAGTTTTCACTTGGAATAGCATTATTCACTGAAAACTCATATTTCTGTATCTTGAAAATTTGCCCTGCAAGCTGGTTTTGAGTGATAAGTGTCCCCTTGTTATCTTTAGGCAAACACTTGGAACAAGTAAGATAGAGCAGACATTAGCCTGATTGTTTATTGCCTTGCTGGAAAGAAAGTGTACCCATCATAACATGACTGGAGCAACTGGTGATCTTGCAGTCCAGCCAGCTGAATTCAAGGTTACCTGGATACACCTCCTGGCGCTGTAACACAGCTCCAAACTGCAACTCTAAAATCCCACCCCTGATTTAGCAATTAATTAACTCTGACCTTAGACATGATCTTATTCTTGCTATAGCACAATTTTCCAATCTTGTCCACGAGGCTCTAAACTACTAGAGTGATTCCTTATAATTTTGCATAACAAATTGTTTAACAGTAGTGTGGTTTTAACTGAGGTGCTCATCACCAAGCTATTATTACAGTAATCATAGTAACAAGccagttttctctttttaagaCATATCCAACACAGAAAGCAGGTGAGGGATAAGGAGAGTTGTAGGTGAACTGAAGTAGCTATGCAGCATAAACcatagattttaaaattcttctgaGTGAGCTGAAAAGGCCAAGAGTTGGGAGTGATGGGGCTGTGACCACCACAGTAGAAGGATGGTTCCCAGAGTTCTGGCCACAGGCTGACAGTCGGAGAGAGGGGTTCAGCTAAGCCTGTTTCACCATGACCACAGCAAGAAGGCATTTTAGCCCTTTGAAAAGCAGGAAACTCTCTCTAATTTAACTAAGTATTCATCCTGCACTCCTTCATCTTCCCTCTAAACCTAAAATTACTCACTCTGTGGTAAGCTGCATGTGAAAATTTCCAGGCTCAGCTCGCAAAGATGTAAAGCAGACCTGCATCTGACTGGTCTGTATGGCAGACAATATCATTTGAATCTTGCAGGATAACATTACCAGTACCAAAGTAGCTTCAGCTATAAATCAGGGACATGAATTTGCAGCCATTACCATACTCTGATGGCACAGTTGCCAGAAAATTACGGCACCATCTGACATACAATACAGAACTCTGTACCCTATCATGAGTAGCAGACAGACTCTTCATTGTTTCTCCCCATTATGCTCTTCAGCAGAAAGGATAAGACAAGGATTCCCTGGCAACTCAGTATCTGTGTGCCGGGAAATAAGAAGTGGTATTTGACTGCCTACATGCTTATATAGggagaaatgttttctggcCATCTCTGATGAAAATTGAAATGGCATGTTCTCACTCCTCTCAAACTCAGGCAGAGTTTGAGAATAGAAAATGCAAACACTGTCCAGAGTCCTGCCCTTTTGAATGAAAATGTGATATTTGAgatattttatgttgtttttaaTTAAGTACCTTCTGGATTTACCAACCATTAATAAAAACAGAGGCATTGCTTTAGCTATCACATATGATAAACTGTAATTTAATGTCATATAACCAAAACTTTGATAAGACCAAGAATTTTGTCATGTCAAGAAAGAACCCAGATTTCAGGTGCTGGGTAGTTGCAGCTGGTAACCCTCTACCCCAGCTAAATATATAAAACTGAGGAGTGAATTCTCCTAAGGCCCCAAATCTTCTGTAGAGGAAGCAATGCACTACAGTTCTGAAAGCAGGCATAGGGAGAAGAATTACAAACACAGGCAAAAGATTAGGGATGGACCAGACACAGCAACCAGACACAGCAGCAAGTACTGCCAACAGAGGTAGGAAATAGAAGAGGAGCAGTGTTAGGAAATGTGTAAAGGTAAGCAATGAATAACTGGCATTCTACGGACAGGAACCAAAAAGTATGCAGAGTCAGCAATTTGCTTACTTGTTATTTGGTGCATGTTTTTATGACAGACTGAccttcctttattttctgaGCAAATCCAGGTAAAATGCAAAGTCTTTCTCACTTTGGTTTTAGAAGGATGTAGCAGGATGTATCTCCTGCATTTCTTTCTAGTTTTTCCAGACACGTCGAGACTAAAAGAACTCAGATGGATTTCTAGTCATATTGCCTATGATAACATGGACCAGATAAGCACCAAGAGCCCTGCAGAGGAAACATCTGAGTGGTGTCACTGGTTCACAGTCTCCAGCAATTACTTGTAATTACTTACAACAGGAATTCTCTCCTACAGATAAGTCAACATGACTCACCAGTTCCCAGCACTGTCTCCAGAGCAGAAGAAAGCTCTTGCAGACATTGCTCAGCGGATTGTGGCTTCAGGAAAGGGGATCCTAGCTGCAGATGAATCAGTGGGTAAGTTCTGGACATCAATAAGTTAGCAGTATGCaagatgttttttccttttagttttgCTTCATATTTGAAATCAGTTGAGTAGATGAAAACCACTTTGCAACTGTTGTCTGACCAGAACAAATCAGCCAGGCAGCGCTGCAGCTATAACAACAAAAGCTTACAAACTATGGGTTGAGAACGGAAGCTCTGAACTGAAGTTCATTACTACTTATTGGGACCAGGAGGCCAGCCAAGCCTAGAACCTCTTTGTCCACCTTACTAGGTACCATGGGGAACAGACTGCAGCGGATCAATGTGGAGAACACAGAGGAGAACCGCCGAGCTTTTAGAGAGATCCTCTTCTCTTCGGACACTTCAATCAACCAGAGCATTGGGGGAGTGATCCTTTTCCATGAGACTCTCTATCAGAAAGACAGCAGTGGAAAGCCATTCCCAGCAATCATCAAGGAAAAAGGCATTGTGGTAGGAATTAAGGTGCGTATCTGCATGTGTTGGGCTGGCACAATAATCCAAATctcattttcagagaaaattataAATGGGGCTGcactgtcttttaaaaaacactgcCCCCTCCCCCCTCATTTTTGTCCTTGGTTTTAAAATTCTCTGCATTGCTTTTGTGCAACTAACTAGAGGCACATTTGCTGGAACTAGATGCTGGAGCTTTTCATACACCAACTCCTATCTACTCACCATTCACTGCAAATAAGTCTCTCCATGCGGTAACCTAAACCTAACTCTTTCCACATCTAATAAAGTTCTTGAGCCATTACCTGGAGGCATCTATATACACACTGCTCCTCCTCTTACCCAGTTcactcctttttcttcccctttgctccaacatttccttcctttgcaTCCCGAACATGTTAAGGTCCACACATTAGTAACAGTCTGCCTTCAAAGGCGACCAGACATGGGTAGGAATGTAAGAAATAGCCCAATTCCCACCTTTCTGtaacttttcctgtttttctgacCTCCACAGCTGGATAAAGGCACAGCACCTCTAGCAGGAACAAATGGAGAAACCACCATCCAAGGTAAGGAGAGGCCCAAGGAGCCTAAGCTATGGCCCAGGCAGCAAAAACCATAGGATGACTTACCTGAGATGCAGCCTTGGCTGAAGTCACAGGACTTTCCAGATCTCCATGCTGAAGAGTAGCTCTCAGTGAAGCATTATtctcctctgcagggctggatggTCTGGCTGAACGCTGTGCCCAGTACAAGAAAGATGGTGTTGACTTTGGCAAGTGGCGTGCAGTGCTGAAGATCTCCAGCACAACACCCTCTCAACTTGCCATCCAAGAGAATGCCAACACATTGGCACGCTATGCCAGTATCTGCCAGCAGGTACCTTCTCTGCAGCAACCTTTCCTGAGATGTTGCTGtcccttctccctcttccctctgaTAATACACTAGGTAGCTTGAAAGGAGAATCCCTGTGAGGGTTTTGGGAAAGACAAGGAGGAAGGGCAGCACAGCATGAAGGAATACCACCAAAGTCAAGACAAACAAAAATAGCAGTTTTACTTCCATACCCCTAAAGAATCCCCTGTCTTTCTTTTCCTAGCATGGCTTGGTGCCCATTGTGGAGCCAGAAGTCCTGCCTGATGGAGACCATGATCTCCAGCGCTGTCAGTATGTCACAGAGAAGGTAAGAAGAGAttcctccctctgtgctccctctCACAAACCTGCAGCTAAATTTTGTGCAGTTTGTGCTCACAGATCTCAAAGTGATTTGACCAAAAATGGCCTTCGTAACTGCATGACAAAAATGAGCTGCTCCTAGGCACATAACAAACTAATAGGAAATCCAAGAGTATTTTCCATGCTTTTGGATTTTCACTTTAATAACAATATAAGCATTCTCAATCTCAAAAAGATGTATTGGGACCAAACCCAATGACCTCAATTTCACCAAGGACAAATCTGCTAAATATACAGAGTTGTATCCTGGTCATCTCAAAGGCAGTGGGGCCTCCACAACTGCAACCCTAGAAATAAATTtcatgagaaaacaaaattcaattCAATTTTGCTACAGTACCAAATAACAAGCTGTCTTTCCAAGCAGCCTGAGGTGAAGATCTGAGCAGAGGTCTGTATTCAATCCTCCCGTTTTCAGGTTCTGGCTGCTGTCTACAAGGCTTTGAATGATCATCACGTGTACCTGGAGGGGACACTGCTGAAACCCAACATGGTGACGGCTGGGCATTCCTGCTCTAAGAAGTACACCCCTCAGGATGTAGCCATAGCAACCGTCACTACTCTCCTCCGCACcgttcctgctgctgttcctggtgATTCCTGATTCATTCCTATCTCTTCATTCCCACTCTCTCTCCTACCTCTGACATGCCTGCTCCTCTGGCAAGTAAAGATTAGGGATTGAGGTGGCCGGAACATTGTATTTCTAAGCCTCAAAACCGCTTTCTTGCAGGAATCTGCTTCCTGTCTGGAGGTCAGAGTGAAGAGGAGGCTTCTCTCAACCTGAATGCCATGAATCAGTGCCCTCTTCCTAAGCCTTGGAAACTGACCTTTTCCTACGGGAGAGCCCTGCAGGCCTCTGCCCTGGCTGCATGGTTGGGCAAAAATGAGAACAAGAAAGCTGCTCAAGAGGCCTTCCGCAAGCGGGCACAGGTACGAGGCTTCCCCTGAGCAGAGAGAAGAGCTGTCACCATGAAGGTGCCTTGTTGTCATCTTCCTAAGGCTGCTCTTGATCCCATCCTTCCTGGCACTTTGTTCACCTGGGGCACTACTCTGTTATTTCTGCCTTGCTTGGTTACTCCTGCTGGTTGTTCTGTATACACCGGCTTTTCCTACTCCATGCTGCTGATTGTTTCTCCctcatattttttcccccttctttttcaGATTAACAGTTTGGCTTGCAGGGGGCAATATGTCCAGTCTGGGAAGAACGACGCAGCTGCCACACAGTCACTGTTCACTGCCAGCTACACCTACTGAAACAGCAGGAACCTTCCTTCCTCTTGTCCCTTCTCACAGAGTGGAAGAtgttcagaaataaaagaaaaatacagaaatctaATTTCCCTTACCCTACACCAAACTGGAGATAGAATGGCTTAGCTTCCTCTCCACCCTTCACTCCCACAATATACCAaggggatattttttttttttcatttgcatgttccaaggaaagggatttttttccaaacaacAAACAGCTGCCAATGAATCATGAACCCATCCTCCCTCAGTCTGAAACTCAACCCCTGGAATAGGAGGCAGATTTAGTAGTTCCCTAGCAATTCAAATAGCTACCCTTGTCCATTATCACACTTAGCAGCCACAATCCTGAATTATAAAACCTGACTGTGTATTCAATCATGTCAATAAAACAGTAATTGAAAACTAATCTCTACCTCACAgttctttttgtttgtgtaAACTTCATAATATCTTTCACACATCTGTGTTTTTTTGTGGTCCTTTAAAAGATGGAGTCACAAAGTGTTGCAGCTGGTGAGTTTGGGAAACTCTGAGGGTATCAGAGGGAGATAACCCAGTagtggcacagctggagaggTTAATCCTGCCAACAGAAGTCTGGCAGACACTACAACACTTGGGAGATGTAGACAGCAAGCAGCGCTGGGGAGTCAGGCCACAGATAAACAACAATACCTTCAGAAGCACCTCATGACTCTGGAGAACCATTTCTGGTGAGAGGAGGCTGGTAAACACTGTATTAGGGTTGCACACATTGAGTCAGGGCTGTGCAAAGTCTGTCCTCACAAGCCACTTTTACAGTGGTGTTTTCCACAATAATTAACAAAAAGCATGCATGAAGGCATCTTGGTGTACCTGTTGCGTAGCTTGAGTAATGAAGCTGATGTTGCAGACACATGGTTCAACCTTTGGCACATTACTGTGTCCCTTTTAAAGGTGTAAGCTTTGTTAACAAAAGCACAGTCAGATGGTCATGAGAAAAAGGCATAAATGGCAAAAACAGCAGGCCTAGCGTTACGTAAGAATATTTGCCTGGCTACGTGCTACACCAATCAACACATGAGGCCTTGGAGCAGCCCCCTAAACAGCCAGGGCCAGGTCACCCAGAGGACTCCACACCTTTTCAGGGTCACCTCTCTCTgttggctgctcctcctggccacTGGCACTTGCTGCTCCTGCCAACAAATACGGGGAAAACAGGCAAAATCACTGGCCTGTAACCACCTCCTCATGGCCTCTGAGTTAATAACCAGTGTGTCACACAGGCAATAAATAAACAGCCAAAATCCTTCATGTGGATTCAGTCACTGCATAATTAAGGCCTGCATTTAGTTTCTCCTGACAATGAACAGAGCCAGTTATTTGCCAAAAAACACTCCAGAGTCTGATGCTAGTGTCAGGAATAACACCTCCTTCCTGCTTCAGCTGTGCTCCTCTGGGTCTCCACATATCTGAGTTCATGGAAACTTCTGCTCCTGATGAGCAGCACCCTACTGATACTCTGATCGAAGATTAATCTCAGAATCATTTGCATTAGAAATAACCTGAACTATTATATTTTCCAAcccatctagttccaacctccctgccatgagcagggacagcttccactggaccaggctgctctgagccctgtccaaacctggccttgaacatttccagggatagGGTGTTCCCACCTTCTTTGGGCAATCTGTATTAAGGCCTCACTGCcttcacagcaaagaatttatTCCAAATATCTACTCTTCccttttttagtttaaaactgcCCCCCTTATCCTGTCACTATCTGTCTGTGCAGAaagtctctctccctcttttttataAACCACCCTCACCACCAAGAAGACAAAAATTTCCCcctatttatatatattagtaaacaaagaaattaatattcatTGACTACAAGTTATCTAGTTTTCATAATAATTAGTATTCTGTTTGCTGTCAGTTAATGGTCCTCTTGCTTCTCATGCTAATTAGTCTGCATGCTCAGTCTTTCTTTTCAGTCAGTGGTTTCTTAAATTGGTGGCCGTGAGTCGCCTTACTGGAATTACCTTTTACCCCACCAGACCTGATTCAGCACAGTTTCTGCATTGGCTTTATCTGTTTGTTCCTTTCCTTGGGGGTTCTGCCAAATGTCCTTGTGCCCATAAATCCTGCAATCTTTGTGTCCACCACCAGTGGTACATCCTTCTTTCCAAGCCTTGCTAACCTCCCCTGTGTCTGAGGTAACTGAAGCCTGTCAAACCCTACACCTCAACAAGGCAATTCAGCCAAGTAACCAGCCTTTCCAAGGCCTGGCCATCGCTTAGAGCTTGTTGGCTAGTTTCTGTTACACGGACAAAATGGCCTCTCCTGTCGATTAAGTCTGAAAGCACACAAAGACCAAACATCAAAGAACGGCTATTCCGAAGGGAATTTCCACACATTCCGCTTCCCAGCAAGGGCGCGGGCTTGAGGGGATGGACTACATTTCCCAGGAGGCTTTGCGGGGCGCGGCAGCAATACGTCACCAGCGGCGGCGGCAGGCGCCCGGCGCGTCCCCAGCATGGCGGCGGTGCGGGCGCTGCTGGCGCTGGGGGTGGCGGCGCGGCGGAGGCCGGAGCTCGGCCCCGCGGGGCTTAGGGCGTTCTGGGGCGGCCGCAGGTACCCGCAGGGCACAGGGTGGGGGTGGCTTCTGGCCTTCTCCTCATGCTGGGCCTTCACCGGGCCGTGGCCCTCTGGAGGTCATTTAGCCTGGCACCCCCTGAGCAAATCCCTCAGGGTTTGTCCAGGCGGCTTTGGAGTGTTCTTAGGGAAGGAGGCTCCTCAGGTTCTCTGGGCAGCCAGCGCCCACCGAGGTGCACTGCTGGCGGGGCCGCAGCGGTGAAGGTTTGGAGCCTTTAGAGCTGTTACTGCTTTTGTTAGAAGTGGGAAGAAAGGGATTTCGCGGGAATGAAAAGCAGTTCCTCTGTAACAGTTTGCGTGAAACCACGCATGGGTGTTGGCTAGATTGGGGCATACGAGAAGGTAATTTTTTGTCTTAAAactaataatgattttttttcttacatatgggcactgtttttcttctgtaataGTGGTTATTTTCTGAAATGGTTTTTATTCACAGCAAATTAGGTAATGGAGCGGTAACAGAAAACAAGTAACTAATCTTGTTAAAATCCTGCTTTCATTCAGAGCAGTGAAATAAGGTGGGGGTGTGATTGCTCTGCAGAGGCAGCCTGTGTGGGGAGCAGCACTTGGGGAAAGCCTGTGCTCTTCTAGCTAACGGACCTGATGAGTCCATGGGATATGTGGAGTGTCTGGATGGAGTGGTTTAAAACACCACGAGTACAAAAATGCTCTGACTCTGTCTTGTGTAGCCCAGAGGCTGAACATGTGTTCTGGTGccagcaggaaggaggagggagaagtgGAAGCAGACCGAGCAGTTCCTGAGAAGGCAGAGAGCAGCGAGCCCAGCCTGATCCACCCCCTGCCACGCTGCCGGAGCTACATCCCTCCcgaggacctgcagagctgcctggagTGCCACGTCAGGGAGGTCTTCGGGCCCTCTGTTCCCGAGGACTGGCAGCAGGCTCCCCTGCAGGAGAACAGGCTGAAGTATCGCCTGCTGGCCcggctggcagcagagctgggacatgCTGTCCCCAACTCGCAGCTGCACCGCGTGCGCTGCGCCGGGGACGTGCTGGGCTTCTACCGCACCCCCGTAAAGGACAGCACCGAGATCGATGAACTcgcagctgcagagctgcccccgAACCTGAAAATCATCTGGCAGCAGTGAGTCCCCCCACAGAGCATTCCTGTGCCTGTAGGGCAGCAGGAGAGCCCTCTGGTTGGGGTGAAATCTGTGACTTTCAGTAATAGAAGTTCATTGAAATCACT encodes:
- the LOC100227328 gene encoding fructose-bisphosphate aldolase B; amino-acid sequence: MTHQFPALSPEQKKALADIAQRIVASGKGILAADESVGTMGNRLQRINVENTEENRRAFREILFSSDTSINQSIGGVILFHETLYQKDSSGKPFPAIIKEKGIVVGIKLDKGTAPLAGTNGETTIQGLDGLAERCAQYKKDGVDFGKWRAVLKISSTTPSQLAIQENANTLARYASICQQHGLVPIVEPEVLPDGDHDLQRCQYVTEKVLAAVYKALNDHHVYLEGTLLKPNMVTAGHSCSKKYTPQDVAIATVTTLLRTVPAAVPGICFLSGGQSEEEASLNLNAMNQCPLPKPWKLTFSYGRALQASALAAWLGKNENKKAAQEAFRKRAQINSLACRGQYVQSGKNDAAATQSLFTASYTY
- the LOC100224449 gene encoding large ribosomal subunit protein mL50 isoform X1, encoding MDYISQEALRGAAAIRHQRRRQAPGASPAWRRCGRCWRWGWRRGGGRSSAPRGLGRSGAAAAQRLNMCSGASRKEEGEVEADRAVPEKAESSEPSLIHPLPRCRSYIPPEDLQSCLECHVREVFGPSVPEDWQQAPLQENRLKYRLLARLAAELGHAVPNSQLHRVRCAGDVLGFYRTPVKDSTEIDELAAAELPPNLKIIWQQ
- the LOC100224449 gene encoding large ribosomal subunit protein mL50 isoform X2; translated protein: MAAVRALLALGVAARRRPELGPAGLRAFWGGRSRKEEGEVEADRAVPEKAESSEPSLIHPLPRCRSYIPPEDLQSCLECHVREVFGPSVPEDWQQAPLQENRLKYRLLARLAAELGHAVPNSQLHRVRCAGDVLGFYRTPVKDSTEIDELAAAELPPNLKIIWQQ
- the LOC100224449 gene encoding large ribosomal subunit protein mL50 isoform X3, translating into MAAVRALLALGVAARRRPELGPAGLRAFWGGRRKEEGEVEADRAVPEKAESSEPSLIHPLPRCRSYIPPEDLQSCLECHVREVFGPSVPEDWQQAPLQENRLKYRLLARLAAELGHAVPNSQLHRVRCAGDVLGFYRTPVKDSTEIDELAAAELPPNLKIIWQQ